The region AGCCCCATAACGGGAGTTCCGGGAGACCTGTTCCGTTCCACGGTCTACAGCACGCAGACAGTGAGCGATTTCCTTGATTCCCTCTGGGAGCACCTCAGGGACTTCGTCGCGCCGTTCAGATATGGCCGGGACTGGGTTCTGGTCGATCAGCAGAACAACAAGCCACTCAGGAACCTGGGGTCCTATTGGTCCGAGAGGAACGACACGGAGGCCGACTACAGGCTCCTCGGTGGCGTGGGCATTACCCCTGCGTCCCAGCTCATCGCGACGCGCCGCTGACCACTGTCTGCGGGGGCAGACTCCGCTCCCGAATCAAATCCTGCACATTTCCCAGCTCAGCCAGTCTGGTCGGGGAGGGAGACCTCTGGGTTCAGTATCCGTCACCGTCGCTGAAACTGACGTCGGGCTGCAGTGGCCCGCACCTTTCCGGGGAGATCACCCGTCGGGCCGAAGTCCCGGGACCGGTGGGGCTCCGGACATCCGCGTGCGACCGGGCTCGGCGCACAGGAGGAGAGTGACCTGCTCGGCCCGGCGGCTCCTCATGGTGTGCTGTCGACGTCCATGGCCGCCGGATTCAGTGACTCCAGGAGTTTCAGGAGCAGTGAGTGGGCCTGTTCCTGCTCCGTCGGTGTGAGTACTTCCAGGGCTTCGGCGTGGGTGGCGTCCACGGCGGCGCCGGCCTCGGCCGCGAGCCGCAGGCCGGCCTCGGTGGCGTGCAAGCGGTGAGTGCGTCTGTCGCCGGGGGCGGTACGGCGTTCCAGAAGCCCGCGTGCGACGAGTCCGTTGACCGCGGTGCCCATGGACTGGGGGGTGATGGCCGCTCTGCGTGCGGCGGTCGCGCTGGTGACGCCCGGGTCGAAGGCGGCCTGGATCAGGGCGCTGTTCTGGGCGAGGGTCAGGTGGAAGGGGCGCAGGGTGCGCTCGATCCGGGTCGCCATGATCTGGCCGATCTGCCAGGCCACGTATCCGGTACGCCGGTCGGGATGTTTCACGTGGCGGACCCCTTTTGTAAGGCAGCTGATTGTGGTGTACAACAGATTATCAGTTGGCTTCCATTCTTCCTATTCTTCGAGGATCCTGCCTCCAATGTCCCAGCACGCCTCCGCCCGACAGCACCACAAGCACGCCCTGGACGTGGCCCATCCGCCGCCGCGCCCCGGGACCCCGCGCGCCGTCCTGGTGCCCGTGGCGGTCGTCCTGCTGATCGGCACCGTGTTCGTCAGCGTCTATCTCGCCGCCTTCCACGCACCGCGCCCCCATGAGCTGCGGGTGGGCACCACGGAGATCGGCACCCACCAGGCCCAGCTGCGCCAGGACCTCGCACACGCCGTTCCGGACGGCTTCACCCTGGAGACCTACCCCGACGAATCCACCGCCCGGCACGCCGTGCAGGACCGGTCCGTGTACGCGGCCTACCTCGGCAAGGGGGACCTGCTCTACGGCAGTGCCAACGGAGCCGCTGTCACCGCCACAGTGACCACCGCGTTCGGCTCCGTGGCCCGCGCGGAACACCACCGCCTCTCCGTCGAGGACGTCGCCCCGGCGTCAGTGGGGGACACCCGGGGGCTGTCCGTCTTCTACGCGGCCTTCGGCCTGGTACTGGCCGGATACCTCTTCGGCATGACCACCTACCAGCTCGCCCCCCGCCTCCAGTACCGCTGGCGGATGGCCAGCCTGGCCCTGTTCGGCGTGGCCGGCGGCGTCCTGGTCGCCGTCATCGCCGGCAGCACCGGCTTCGGCGCCCTGCCCGGTCCCTTCCTGCCCCTCGCCCTCGTTGTCGCGCTGATGGGCGCCGCGGTCGGCGGCACGACCATGGTGCTGCTGCGTCTGTTCGGCTCCGCCGGCGTCAGTCTCGCCTCGATCCTTCTGCTGATTCTCGGCAACAGCAGCAGCGGCGGCATCATGCCCGCCGCCTACCTCCCCGCCTGGCTGCGCCCGCTGTCCGAGATCCTGCCCGTCGGGGTCGGCGTCCGCGCCATGCAGGGGCTCTCCCGCTTCCAGGACGACGGCCTGACCCGCGCCCTGGTGATTCTCCCGCTGTGGGTGCTGGGCGCCGCCGCCGTGCTCTACCTCAAGGACGTCTTCCGGCGCGAGACCCCGAGCCTCGTGCGGGACACGGCCGAGCCCCAGCCCGCAGCGGCCTGACAACGGAGGCGATCAGCCTGCCGTACGAAGAGCGCGTCCCTCTGGATGCGCGGCCGGCCGGCGCGAACGACTCGGCGCAGGCACCAAGGCCCGAGCCGGACGCCCGGACGCCCGGCCGGTGACGGTGAACGCGTGGGTCAGCTGCCGAGGCCGTGGCCGTGGCCGAGGTCCTCGATGAGCCCGGGGTGGACCGGCTGCCAGCCCAGCAGTTCACGGGTCAACGCGTTCGAGGCAGACATGTCGAGCCCGAGGATGCGGGCCAGGAAGCCGAAGTGGGCGGCGGCGTCCTCGTCCGCTACGGCGGCCACGGGCACGTTCGCCTTGCGGCCGACGACCTCGGCGATGGCGCGGATGGTCACGCCCTCCTCGCCGACGCCGTGCAGCACCGATCCCGCCGGTGCCTTCTCCACGGCCAGGCGGAACAGGCGCGCGACATCGAGTCGGTGGGCCGAGGGCCAGCGGTTGGACCCGTCGCCGAGGTAGCCGGAGACGCCCTTCTCGCGGGCGATGGCGGTCAGTTGAGCGACCATGTCGCACCGGCTCCGGTCGTGGACCGTCGGCGCGAGCCGCACGAGGGACGAGCGCACGCCGCCCTCCGCGAGCGCTAGCGCGGCCCGGCCGCCGGCGCTGCGGGGGCTCGGCGAGGCGGCGGCCCGCGGGTCGCCCTCGGCCCCCACGGGTCCCCCGCCGGCGACGACCAGCGGCCGGTCCGAGCCCTCAAGGGCGTCCCCGAACGCCTCGATGGCGCGCAACTCGGCGCCCGCCGCGGCCTCGTGCTGCGACAAGTCGTGGTTGAACGCCAGATGGACGACTCCCTCGGCCTCGGCGGCGCCGGCGCGCAGGCCGTCGAGGTCCTCCAACGTGCCACGGCGTACCGCGGCGCCGACGGCGGACAGGGCGGCCGCCGAGGCATCCGAGCGAGCGAGCCCGACGACCTCATGCCCGGCGTCGATGAGATCGGACACGAGGACGGAACCGATGAACCCGGACGCGCCGGTGACGAACACACGCATGGCGGTGCACTCCTTGGATGAACGGAATCGGAAGGAATCGGACGAACTTAAGCGTGATCATGCGAAATCGGAATGAATTGGGCGGAGGGGAAACGAGGACCGGCCCGATGGGGCGCTCAGCCGGCGCTCGGCCGGCGCCCGCCCGGTGATCCCACTCTGCGGCGACCTCGCACGCCAGGTCCAATGAATGCTTCGCAAGGGGCGATACGCCGCGTGCATCGCCATCGCCATCGCCAGTGCCATCGCCACGGCGGTCGTTCGGGCGCTGACGGGTCCACTGTCAGGTCGCGCGAGAGCTACGCTGGCCGGGTGCCCGACTCGTCACCGCCTCCGGCAGCCTTCGATCTGCGGCTGGTGTGGTGTTTCACCGTCGTGGCCGAGTACCGGCATTTCGGCCGCGCCGCCGAGGCCCTCCACACCACCCAGCCGTCTCTGAGCCGGCAGATCCACCGCCTCGAACGGCAGCTGGGCGCCCGGCTGTTCGAGCGCACGCCCCACGGCAACCACCTCACGGAGGCCGGCGAGGTCTTCCTGCCGCTCGCCACGGAACTGCTGCGCTCCGCCGACCGGGCCGCGGGGCGCGCCCGGGCCGCCGCCCGGCCCAGCCGCATCACCATCGGCTACACGCCGGGCCTCATCATCACCCCGGTCGTGCGCGAGCTGCGCCACCGGCACCCCGACGCCGAGGTACGAACCCTGCATCTGGCCCCCGGCGAACCGCGCGCGGCGCTCCTCGACCGCCGGGTGGATGCCGTGGTCGCCCGGCTGCCGTTCACCGCCGACGGTCTGGATGTAACCGCCCTCTACGACGAGCCCCGGGTCCTGGTGGTGCCGCGGGACCACCGGCTGGCCGGCAAGGAAGCGGTCACCCTCGACGACATCGCCGACGAACCCCTGCCCACGGTGCGGGGGTCCGACCCGCTCCTGAACGCGTTCTGGCGCATCCACCCCCGGCCCGACGGACGCCCGGCCCCCGAAGGCCCGCTGATCGAGTCCACCGAGGACAAGTTCGAACTCGTCGCCGCCGGGCAGGCCGTGATCATCTCCGTCGACGTCCACGCCCACAGCCTGCGCCCGGACCTCACCACGGTCCCGCTCCAGGGCGTCGAGCCCAGCCGTGTCGTACTGGCGACGCGCGCCCGCGACCGCAACGGCCTGGTGGCGGCCTTCCGTACGTACGCCCGAGCCCACCTCACGGGTCTCGCCCCGACCGGCCCCGCGAGCGCCCCGCCGTCACGATCGGTGGAGTGACCGCTGGGGTGCCGCCCTTCAGTCGGCCCGAATGAAGCGGGCCATCCCGATGGACTTGGGCGCCCTGTCGGTGAACCCGAACTTCCGGTAGAGATGGTGGGCGTCGCCGTCGGCGATGAGGGAGACGTACGAGAGTGCCGGTGCGCGGCGTTCCAACTCGTCGTTCAGGGCCTGCATGATGCGGCGGCCGAGTCCACGGCCCTGGTGCTCGGGCAGGACGCAGATGTCGACGATCTGGAAGAAGCATCCTCCGTCGCCGATGATCCGGCCCATGCCGATCGGATCGCCGCCGTGGACGGCCACCACCCCGTACCAGGTGTGGGACAGCCTCACCGCCGCGCCCTCGGCGGACTTGTCGGTGAGGCCGGCGCTGGTGCGGAGCCGGCGGTAGTCCTCCACCGACGGGACGCCGGGGTGGACCTCGTATGCGCTGGGATCGGGCGAGGCGCTTCCCTTTACGGCTCGGTGTGACGCGGGGCGTAGTGGCCCAGGAACATGTCGACGCCACCCGTGATCAGGCGGTCGGTGAGATCGTCGTCGATGTCGGTGCCGTAGGCACTGAAGACCAGGTACGGGAAGACCAGCAGCGAGTAGAGCTGGAGCAGGGCCACCTCGATGTCGGGCACGTCGAGCCGGCCCTGTGCGACCAGTTGCCGGAGCGCTCCCGCGACGACGGGGTGATGGCGCTCGGGACCGGCGTCGTGCCAGCCCTTGCCGAGTTCGGGGAAGCGGTGCAGTTCGCGGGCGACGACGTTCCGCAGCGCGAGGATCTCCGGGTCGGTGCGGATTCCGGCCACCCAGGCGCGGGCGGCGGCGATGAGCGACGCACGCAGGTCGTCCGAGTCGGCGAGACGGGCGATGGCGCTGACGAGGGTGCCGCCGAGCGGGGCGTCGAGCGAGTCCTTGACGACTCCGGTGAACAGGGCTTCCTTGCTGCCGAAGTGGTTGTAGACCGTCACCTTCGACACGCCCGCCTCGGCGGCGATGAGATCGACACTCACGTCGAAGCCCTCCCGCAGAAAGAGCTCGCGGGCCGCTTTGAGGATGGCCAGTCGCTTTGCCTCGGCGCGCGGTCCGGCGGGGGGCCGCTTGACGTCCTTCGTGCTCATGCGACGAGTCTACCGGCATGTGAACTGAACGGTTGAGTTCATATGTACTGGGCCGTACAGTTCACTTGACCGGGCTTGTGCGGAGATGGTCGTGGCCCGGCCGCACTTCCCCCTTCCGTATCGCACGCTTGGAGGATTCGTCGTGACGCACAGCACCGCCGACGCGCACCACGCGCCCGCTTCGCACCCCCCGGCCGACCCGCGCCGCTGGCTGATGCTCGTCCTGCTCTGCCTGGCCCAGTTCATGCTCATCCTGGACGTCACCGTCGTGAACGTCGCCCTGCCCGACATGGCCGCCGACCTCGACCTCGGCAGGCAGGCGCTGACCTGGGTGGTGACCTCGTACACCCTGTGCTTCGGCGGGCTGATGCTGCTCGGCGGGCGCCTCGCCGACGTGTTCGGCGCCCACCGCACCGTCCTCGCAGGGCTCGCGGTGTTCACCACCGCGTCCCTGGTCACCGGGCTCGCCACGGGCGCACCCATGCTGCTGGGCGGGCGGATATCCCAGGGCATCGGAGCCGCCCTGCTCTCCCCGGCCGCCCTCTCGATCGTCACCACCGGCTTCCAAGGCGCGGAACGCAACAAGGCTCTCGGCGTCTGGGCGGCCGTCGGCGGCACCGGATCGGCCATCGGTGTGCTGCTGGGCGGGGCACTGACCGACGGGCCCGGCTGGCAGTGGGTCTTCTACATCAACGTCCCCGTCGGCGTCCTCGCCCTCGCCGCGCTGCCGGGCCTGCTCCCGGCCCGTCCGCCGCGGGCGGCCCGGCTCGACCTGCCCGGCGCGCTGCTGGTCACCGCGGGCACCGGATCGCTCATCTACGGCCTGGTCAAGGCGGGCGACACGGGCTGGAGCGGAGCTGCCACACTGCTGTCGCTGCTCGCTGCGGTCGTGCTGTACGGGGCGTTCGCCGCGGTCGAACGGATCGGCGGCGCCCCGCTGATGGACCTCCGCATGCTCACCCGCCGTCCCGTGGTCGCGGGCGCGTTCCTGCTGCTGATCGCCACCGCGCTGCTGATCGCGTTCTTCTTCCTTGGCTCGGTCTACCTGCAGCACGTACGCGGCTTCAGCCCGCTGCGGACCGGCCTCGTGTTCCTGCCCGTGGCCGTCGCCACCGCCGTCGGCGCCCACCTCGGATCCCGGCTCGTCGGCAGGATCGGCAGCAGGACGACCGCGGTGGGAGGCCTGCTGATCGCGGCGGCGGGCACCGCGCCGCTGACCCGGTTGTCGCACGACGGCAGCGTGTACGCCGGCCTGCTGCCGGGCCTCGCCGTCGCCTCGCTCGGCCTCGGGGCGGTCTTCGTCACCGCCACCACCACGGCGCTGGCCATGGTCGCGCGCGAAGAGGCAGGGCTGGCCTCGGGCGTCGTCAACACCTTCCACGAGGTGGGGGGTTCGATCGGCGTGGCCGTCCTGTCCACCGTCGCCGCCGCGGGCATCGAGGACGGCGCGATCGACGGTTTCACGGACGCGTTCACGCTCAGCGCGGTCGTGGCCGCCGTGAGCGCGGGCGTCGCCCTGTTCCTCGTACCGCGCGGCAGGCCACAGACGACCGGCGGTCCGCATGTGCACTGAAGCGCCCGAGTGACCGCCCGGGCTCCCCACAGCGGTCGAGGGAGCCCGGAACGGTCAACGGGTACCGCGGATCAGAGCCGGT is a window of Streptomyces mirabilis DNA encoding:
- a CDS encoding MarR family winged helix-turn-helix transcriptional regulator, coding for MKHPDRRTGYVAWQIGQIMATRIERTLRPFHLTLAQNSALIQAAFDPGVTSATAARRAAITPQSMGTAVNGLVARGLLERRTAPGDRRTHRLHATEAGLRLAAEAGAAVDATHAEALEVLTPTEQEQAHSLLLKLLESLNPAAMDVDSTP
- a CDS encoding ABC transporter permease yields the protein MSQHASARQHHKHALDVAHPPPRPGTPRAVLVPVAVVLLIGTVFVSVYLAAFHAPRPHELRVGTTEIGTHQAQLRQDLAHAVPDGFTLETYPDESTARHAVQDRSVYAAYLGKGDLLYGSANGAAVTATVTTAFGSVARAEHHRLSVEDVAPASVGDTRGLSVFYAAFGLVLAGYLFGMTTYQLAPRLQYRWRMASLALFGVAGGVLVAVIAGSTGFGALPGPFLPLALVVALMGAAVGGTTMVLLRLFGSAGVSLASILLLILGNSSSGGIMPAAYLPAWLRPLSEILPVGVGVRAMQGLSRFQDDGLTRALVILPLWVLGAAAVLYLKDVFRRETPSLVRDTAEPQPAAA
- a CDS encoding SDR family oxidoreductase, translated to MRVFVTGASGFIGSVLVSDLIDAGHEVVGLARSDASAAALSAVGAAVRRGTLEDLDGLRAGAAEAEGVVHLAFNHDLSQHEAAAGAELRAIEAFGDALEGSDRPLVVAGGGPVGAEGDPRAAASPSPRSAGGRAALALAEGGVRSSLVRLAPTVHDRSRCDMVAQLTAIAREKGVSGYLGDGSNRWPSAHRLDVARLFRLAVEKAPAGSVLHGVGEEGVTIRAIAEVVGRKANVPVAAVADEDAAAHFGFLARILGLDMSASNALTRELLGWQPVHPGLIEDLGHGHGLGS
- a CDS encoding LysR family transcriptional regulator; the protein is MPDSSPPPAAFDLRLVWCFTVVAEYRHFGRAAEALHTTQPSLSRQIHRLERQLGARLFERTPHGNHLTEAGEVFLPLATELLRSADRAAGRARAAARPSRITIGYTPGLIITPVVRELRHRHPDAEVRTLHLAPGEPRAALLDRRVDAVVARLPFTADGLDVTALYDEPRVLVVPRDHRLAGKEAVTLDDIADEPLPTVRGSDPLLNAFWRIHPRPDGRPAPEGPLIESTEDKFELVAAGQAVIISVDVHAHSLRPDLTTVPLQGVEPSRVVLATRARDRNGLVAAFRTYARAHLTGLAPTGPASAPPSRSVE
- a CDS encoding GNAT family N-acetyltransferase, which gives rise to MEDYRRLRTSAGLTDKSAEGAAVRLSHTWYGVVAVHGGDPIGMGRIIGDGGCFFQIVDICVLPEHQGRGLGRRIMQALNDELERRAPALSYVSLIADGDAHHLYRKFGFTDRAPKSIGMARFIRAD
- a CDS encoding TetR/AcrR family transcriptional regulator → MSTKDVKRPPAGPRAEAKRLAILKAARELFLREGFDVSVDLIAAEAGVSKVTVYNHFGSKEALFTGVVKDSLDAPLGGTLVSAIARLADSDDLRASLIAAARAWVAGIRTDPEILALRNVVARELHRFPELGKGWHDAGPERHHPVVAGALRQLVAQGRLDVPDIEVALLQLYSLLVFPYLVFSAYGTDIDDDLTDRLITGGVDMFLGHYAPRHTEP
- a CDS encoding MFS transporter; amino-acid sequence: MTHSTADAHHAPASHPPADPRRWLMLVLLCLAQFMLILDVTVVNVALPDMAADLDLGRQALTWVVTSYTLCFGGLMLLGGRLADVFGAHRTVLAGLAVFTTASLVTGLATGAPMLLGGRISQGIGAALLSPAALSIVTTGFQGAERNKALGVWAAVGGTGSAIGVLLGGALTDGPGWQWVFYINVPVGVLALAALPGLLPARPPRAARLDLPGALLVTAGTGSLIYGLVKAGDTGWSGAATLLSLLAAVVLYGAFAAVERIGGAPLMDLRMLTRRPVVAGAFLLLIATALLIAFFFLGSVYLQHVRGFSPLRTGLVFLPVAVATAVGAHLGSRLVGRIGSRTTAVGGLLIAAAGTAPLTRLSHDGSVYAGLLPGLAVASLGLGAVFVTATTTALAMVAREEAGLASGVVNTFHEVGGSIGVAVLSTVAAAGIEDGAIDGFTDAFTLSAVVAAVSAGVALFLVPRGRPQTTGGPHVH